A genomic region of Thermodesulfobacteriota bacterium contains the following coding sequences:
- a CDS encoding phosphatase PAP2 family protein — protein MGAVGPGRPWCARPPSHLPHVTLATPAFPSAHAAGAAAVYGFLAFLVARDLKQARARFEVAYWTAVGVLLVGSSRVLLGVHYVTDVLAGLLVGALWIVVGVVWAGAQSAGRKSQGR, from the coding sequence TTGGGCGCGGTTGGACCGGGCCGTCCATGGTGCGCTCGGCCCCCATCGCACCTCCCCCACGTCACCCTCGCGACCCCGGCCTTTCCCAGCGCCCACGCCGCGGGGGCCGCGGCCGTGTACGGCTTCCTGGCCTTCCTCGTGGCCCGCGACCTGAAGCAGGCGCGGGCGCGCTTCGAGGTCGCCTACTGGACCGCGGTGGGGGTCCTGCTGGTGGGGTCGAGCCGGGTCCTGTTGGGAGTCCACTACGTCACAGACGTGCTGGCGGGCCTCCTCGTCGGCGCTCTCTGGATCGTGGTGGGGGTCGTCTGGGCCGGGGCGCAATCCGCGGGCCGGAAGTCCCAGGGCCGGTGA